TGCGTGCACTGAAAAGAAATCTGGCGTTCATACACAGCCCTGCCTGTTCTGTGTCATGACACAGATTTGTCCAAAACGGATGCATTCAAGTTCACTCTGATAAGTCAGTGGATGTTTTTAACACTGTACTGTCAATCTCAGAGACCCAACTCTTCAAATAAGTTACTAGCCAGCATGAAAGGAGCCGAGCTAGCAGGGATAACTGGTTTCAAGTGCGCCGCCATTTGCAAAACTGTGTCGCTCTGACGCTCCACTTTGAACTGATGCACGTCTGTTGCTATTGCTGTTACAGTACGGGTGCTTGGAGCGACCAAAAGGACTTAGCAGttattaaacaaactgaagCAATGGAGCACTGTGTATatatagtgttttttttttttcaacatgaaGCAGTTGAGCTGTAGCTCTATATGTTGAGTTAATTATTGTTTTACATTGAAcatcagtttgttttatttgtccttTAAATACATTTGTCCTTTATATACAGTGGCTTCAGGAAGTATTCAGACCTCTTTCTGCACAGTATTGTGTTATAGATTTAATTTTAAGTGGATGAAATTGCTATTTATGCCCATCAATCTACACTCAATAACCCATAACCACAAAGTGAAGACATCTTTTTTTGGGAAGTTTTTACTAATTTACTGGAAATCAGGAACTGAAATCTCTCATTTCCATAATGATTCAGACCTTTAATTCAATACTTTGTAGGAGCCACTTGGTCAGCAATAAAATCTTCAGGTCATCTTGAGTATGTTTCTGCAAGCTTTGCACACCAGGATTTGGGAAGGTTGTTCCATTCTTCTTGGCAGATCCTCCCGAGCTCCTTCAAACATCAGAGGGTTATTGAGCATAGATGGATGGGCAAAACTCATTTTATCCattaaattaaatacagcaCAAAGTGGAAAATGTCTGAATACTCTCTGAAGCCGCTGTATATTTGAAACCTATTTTCAGTCCTCTCATATTTATTCCAATAATGTTACTAAACCATAATTCAGATTAAGAAGTACACTACATTGTCTGTGTGAACACAACAGTGATGACGCTGACTGGACTGACATTAAATGttcaaaacaataaatactgTGATTCACTACAGGCTGGTTTCAGTTactgaacacaacaaacagtGCACATACAGCGGGTGTTGGTATCAGAGAAGTCTTTTATCTGCTCTGTCTTACAACATGCTGTTTTCCTGTAGTTGAACTTGGATTTTTAATGTCAAATGTCAAAGTAACAAGTCAGAGGTACCATGTCAATCATGTGGCTTTCCGATAATAATGCAACGGTTGCACAAGCCACAAGCACGTCACACTCATGGTGTTGAAggcagccagcagggggcagtggTGGTCAGAGCGGAGGGGAAGAGCTGCTGGTGGATGATCCGGATGTTGATTACTGATGTCTGGATCCTGACAAACCACGCTGCTGTAGGAATGGACGCATTCGAGTTGTTTCGGAAACTCGGAACAGGAGCTAAATTTGACCTGAAGAGGTTTGGTCAAGACGCCGCTCGGTTTAAGGTAATCTTAAAACATGTAGCTGATGATAGACTGGATGAAAATGGAGTTTGTTATCGGCAGCACGACCCATGGTTTAATATATTTTGGCTAACCACGACTGGTGCTAGCGAGAAGTGAACTGCAATATTTGTTCtcggattttttttttaacctttcaggGAGGTTGTGTGCCGCAGTGTCTTACTTCATTAGATTGGTGTTGGGACAATATGTCAGGCAAGTATATCTCAAACAGATAATGACAATATTTCTGTCTCATTTTGCAGGTTGTCAGGTCTCAGAGAGTGGACGGGTCCTCAGATCCTCTCTCTGCGATCGATTTCTTTGGCACAGGATCAACCAATGGAGCCCAGAGCAGCTCCCAAGTGCTGGGCGAAGAGGACGATGATGAAGAGGAATATGGGGTGGGAAGTGAAAGTGGAAATTCTGGTGcgggaggaaaaaggaagcaAAGGGATGTGGAGACAGACTtgaggacaaaaaagaaaaagactaaaagcaacaaggtggaggtggaaggtaaaggatgctgctgtttgctgctttaacaACTGATGGTTAACTAATGGCAGACTTTAGTCATCTCCAGATGTTTTGAAGTTTCCAGATATTTGTCTATCACTCACTCCTGTTTGCTGTCTGACTGAAGCTGGCAGCGCACCGCTGAAAGACACGGAGGGAAATGGCATCACCTGGACCTCCTCACTGGACAGAAAGATCCAAAACCTGCCGAGTGATAGGAAAGAGAAATCCTCACTGAAGAGGCTGAAGCATCTTCATCAGGAAAAGGTAGTCACAGAGATGCAAAtcacagcacaaaaaaacaaatcgATAAAGGATTTTATGTGATTAtcataaatgtaaaaatcatatttgctgctgtaatgttcAGTAAAGGCACTGCTGATTTTATTTGATCTTAGGTGAATCGTATTCGCTCTCAACACCGTATAAATGTGCATGGCTGCGATGTGCCCGACCCCGTGTGCACATTTGAGGAGCTGCAGTCGGAGTATCATCTTAACCCACGTGTCCTCCAGAACCTCAGAGACGCAGGGCTGAACGCCCCGACGCCGGTGCAGATGCAGGCGATACCGCTCATGATGCATGTGAGTGCAGACGCATGCGTTTAGTGGTTGGTGACGGTGCACAGGCGGCGTTTTTGTGAGGTTTTCCATGTGTCTGGTTTCTCGATCAGGGTCGAGAGGTGCTGGCATGTGCTCCCACGGGATCAGGGAAGACTTTGGCTTTCTGCCTCCCGCTGCtcgctcacctgcagcagccgGCCAACCGGGGCTTCAGAGCTGTGATCATCTCCCCGACTAGAGAGCTGGCCagccaggtacacacacacacacacacacacacacacacacacacacacacacacacacacaaaatgtcaatTTCTGTCCAGTTTCACATAATGATCATCATATTTATTGCTATCAAGGAGGGAAAgagtgttgttttgttgtgtttagaCCTACAGAGAGCTGCTCCGCCTGTCAGAGGGAGTAGGATTTAGAGTTCACATCATAGACAAAGCCTCTCTGGCAGCCAAGAAATATGGACCAAAGTCCAGCAAGAAATACGGTAAGAAACTGAGAAATGGCTTCACAGAAGAGGTGAGCGTGAGTTGCCTTTAGCTCACTGTTTGCGTCGTCCGTTTCTCTGTGCAGACATACTCGTCAGTACTCCAAACAGACTCATCTTCCTTCTCAAGCAGGACCCTCCAGCTCTCGACCTCAGCAGGTAACACTGAGTCTGTTCCTCTGAATTTCTTAAAGGTGCCTCATGAAGTTTACATTCACTCACCAAAGCTCATTGTGTGAATCCACTGCCTGTGGCGTGTGAGACtgattgttgtcttttttgtgtTCAGTGTGGAGTGGCTGGTCGTCGATGAGTCCGATAAGCTGTTTGAAGGCGGTAAGACAGGGTTCAGGGAGCAGCTCGCCACCGTCTTTCTGGCCTGCTCTGGTTCAAAGGTGCGCAGGGCTTTCTTCAGCGCCACCTGCACGTCAGATGTGGAGCAGTGGTGCCGCCTGAACCTCGACAACCTGGTGTCTGTCAACATTGGCCACAGGTAATGATCTATGTGTAGAAGTCCTTACTCTGGTGGATTTGTGTTGTCTTTCGCTCACCAGACACATGAATTTATCATCATGTCAGAAATACGGCAGTTGAGACGGtggagcaggagctgctgtttgttgggACGGAGAACGGCAAACTGGTGGCCGTGAGGGACATCATCAAAAAGGTAAGGACACTCCAGAGAGGCggctgtttatttctttttttaattgaactCAGTCACAGTGGCTTTGCAGCTAAACTGTCACTATTGAAGGGGAAGTGTAAGAAAACaggctgtgtttatttgtgtcattttcaggGTTTCCTGCCTCCCATGCTGGTGTTTGTGCAGTCTATAGACCGAGCGCGGGAGCTTTTCCATGAGCTGGTGTATGAAGGCATCAACGTAGACGTGATCCACGCAGAgcgcacacagcagcaggtccaTGCAGACACTTAATCCACTGCTAGTATGCGTCCTTTCTTAAGTGCAGCCTTGTACTCATCCTACTCCTCTGCGGCTTTTCTGTTTCAGAGGGACAACGTAGTGAACAGCTTTCGCTCGGGTAAGATTTGGGTATTGATCTGCACGGCTCTGCTCGCCAGAGGAATCGACTTCAAAGGAGTCAACCTCGTGCTGAACTACGACTTCCCCACCAGCTCTGTGGAGTACATCCATCGAattggtttgttttcatgtgttatCAGTCATTTCACAGTAAGATCATTTGTCAACTGATGAGGCAATGTACACAAAAAATAACTAATGTTCATCATTTACAGTGTAAAAAGACCAAAAGTTTGCTGGTCACAGCTTCGCAAACCTGAAGatgtgcttctttttttttcattttatgtcatGATCCTGTGCAGTCTCACAGATTTCTCAACTGTTCCTCTTTGTCTGCTCATCATTCACTCATTTCATCCTGTTTGCTGTTCTCAGGTCGGACTGGTAGAGCTGGACATCAGGGGAAGGCCATCACCTTcttcacagaaaatgacaaaccaCTGCTGCGCAGGTAAACGCGTACATGAGGTTTACTGAAAGTGTGAACTGACTTCCTTTCTAAATAAACGTGTACCGATCGTCAAAttagtctgtttgtgtgaaggCCCACCTGCATTTGGTTCACTTAACCCGAAACATATTTCTGAAATCACAATATCTGCATTGTTGTCCCAACATGCAGCTTGAGTCTGTGCAGAttctgtgcttgtttttttcctctaaatgtTTCCTCTGAATAGATTTCTCTTTTTAACAGTATCGCCAATGTCATAAAACAAGCAGGCTGTCCGGTACCTGACTACATGGTTGGCTTCAAGAAGATCCAGAGGTAAAGGAGATGTATGAAGACAATGGAGCTCCATAATTTTGCTCTTTCGTTTCTGTCTAACTTGatcagtttcactttttgatcAGGCTGAATAAGTCCGCCcatatttttcttgtgtttagCAAAGTGAGGCGTTCGCTTGAGAAGAAACCTCCCAAAAGAAGCACCATTTGCACAACTCCTCGCTTCTTaatgaagaagaaaggaaaagcaCCAAATGCAGGACATAAAGGAGAGAAgcaggaaggagaaaagaagacaaaaggagCGGGATTGaagaaaaggaacaaaagacagaaagaaggaggaccacaaaaacacaccgaGGCGTCTCAGAAGACGGGGCCGAAGTCCTCCGGAGCCAAGTTAAAGTAAGCAGTGTGTCCAGAATCTCgtgtgattcattcattcattgtcaCTAGTTGAGGATGTTGATAAAAGAGaatttatatacattttttttttcatgtctctcCACCAggaaaaaggggaagaaaaatAAGCCACAAGAGGAATAGAGGGGAGTGGTCCGAGCAGACTGAtgtgatggatgttttttttttttttttacatcttgcTGTCTGAGTTACTAATTTTCACAATTGTGCTTTGTATTatcagagaataaaacaaactgttatatatatatttttttgtcattcgTGTTTATTTCTGTTACATTTGCTCACCTGCTATTTGTGACATTGACAGTATATTTTGCACTTCTATCTCCAGCACAAAGAAGATTtatatttatttccattttcttttattgtaaAAGGGACATTGTTGTGACTAATTCAGGTATGGAGGGAAAGTGAACTTCTATTTAATGCTATTCATTATAATATAGTCATATAATTCTATTTATAAGATTGTGATGGATCACTCTTTTAAAGGCCAGAAACCTTTGAGGCAGTCTGATTACTGGTGGGAGGTTAGCTACCTTTGGCAAGATATTTTCatgaaataagaaaacaaacaaaacccccAAATGACATGTTGTGTGCATATACAGCAACATATCTAACAAATAATGCtaaacttatttatttttttaaaaagtacaataacaAATATACTCCaacactgcagctctcctccacTTCACTTGGCCTTCTGCAAGATCTTTGTCAGAGAGTGTCTTTCTTTGCTCGGAACAATGTTTGTCCACAGCTTCAGAAAGTCTTTGTGGAGGGCGAGTTGGTGGAGAATGATTTGTCTGTGGCACCTGTGAAGAGTCAAACTTCTAATTTAGGACAATGttcaaaaaatatatttcagattttaaaaaCACTCAGCTGAGAACAAACAACCAACAGCCACAAATCACAACACTGTGCAAAGTCCCACACTGCTTTTCTCACTAACTTTCTAGACCTTGATAACCTACCTCACTTCTGGTGCACCATCCACACACATTTTAGCCACAGCAGTCAGGAAGCGCTCAGTGAGGCTCCGTCCTGCCGTCAGGATGTGAGCCGCTCCATGGCTGTCagccagcaggtggaggtgttgtGCTGTGCTCCCTCTTATTGTGACACAGAGGTGGCTGAGGAGGCACAAAGACAGAGGAATATGAGGCAAACAAATTAAGTgacttcatttcactttaatGCTTCTGCTGATAAAATGAACTCTCTTCTCTTACCTCAGTCCCGTGTTCAACAGCGCGCTCACGATCCGGCCAAAGCTGCAGTGTTGCACCATGGCATCCAGTGCAAGATTGGCCTGCTGATGAATGAAGGCATGTGTTGTTTGTGCcagtttcagcagcagagcccGGCCTGTTCCTTCTACCTCCGGGTCCATGGCCTTCCCGAGGTGAACATATAGCTCAGCCACGGTCTTCATAGCTTCACATGCCACTGCCGAGCGCAGGTTTTTCACCTGTATAGAAAGAATGAGCATTGTCGGTCAAGACTGCAGCGTGCGCATTCACAGGCACACATTGGCAAATGAAAGTAAAGCACAAAGATGGaaacagagatggaaagaggagtGTGTGTACAATACCTCCTCAATGAGAACCAGACACACTTGGCGGAGTTCGGTCTTCAGGGTCTCTGAGTGGTGCTGTGCCAGAGCTCGGATGGTTTTCAAGCCCTCGACTTTTTTCATCCTGTATGTTTATGTGACAAGAAGCAATGAACTGCACTGTACAACACTTCAGCAACAACAATGACATCTCTACCCCCCCTGCAAGTTAAACTGCCACTGCAAAAGTCAAATTACCAGTCGTCTGAGGACAGCAGCTTGAAGCTGAGGGACAGGCCCTCCACAGGCCTGGCCaatggctgcagctcagcctccGTAGGACTTGCAGTCTGGATGCAGTCAGGCGCTGTCCTCTTGCCtggaaaaccacaaaataatatttggtcagcttcatttcattcaaaacactGTTAGCATAGTCACTAAAAAACTATAAGAAACACACGAATGAAAGCTGAAGTCCACAGCTTGTACTAATATTATTCAGGATGGCTTAGATGAGCTTACCTGCTCCACTGACAGGCTGCGCAGGACGCAGGACTGTCCCGGCTCGAGTTCCTCTTCTTTTTGGTGGAACTGTGGGAGGTGTTGGGGCCAGAGGCTTCACCGCAGCGGTCCTCATCTTGGCAGCCGCTGGAGGTTGAGGGACCAAGTCGAGCTGGAATCGCTGCAGCCTTTCAGTCACAGCCTGGACTTGACCTTGAGCTGTTTGGAGCCAGCATCCATCGGCAACCTCCTTTTCTGTTGAGATCAAACACAAAAGAGATGTCACCTAAACTTCTGCTCGAGCTAAGACTTAAAGACAGGTGTTGGATTTGTAATGAAGAAACtttctgaaatgtgtgtctGAATAATTGGGGTCTAAAGTCTAAAAGTTTGAGCAGAAAATCAACATGCTGCATTAATCagacagagcaaaaacaaaactagaAGAAACAGCAAGGCTGCcctcaaaaagaaagaaagatcgGCAACTGGACACAACTGGATTTTATTTGGCTGAATTTGAGGTAAATCTGTATTAACACATCTAGAATATTCAACTGGATGAATTGATAATGCAGGCCTAAAAAAATGCTATCTTTGCACACTTCACTCATCAACATGCAGCTTCAATGAAGAGCTGGAACAAGCTGATGAATAAGAATGCaacgattaattgattagttgtcaactattaatcgccaactattttgataatggATTGATTGGTATGAGTACATTTTTAAGCAAAAGAAACCTAAAActtctctgattccagcttcttaaatttgaacatttttgggTTTCTTTGGCAGTAAACTGTACATATTTGGGTCGTGAACAAAACGACTGTCGAGGACATCACAACATATACACGTGATAGGAACTCGTGACAGGTGTCCTCGTCATGGATTTCTTACATCTGTCAAGTGTATTTCTTTGCtttgacatttctgtgtttctgttcttttgAACAGGTTCCTTTTGTGTCATTGCTTCCCATTTTCAGCACCTTTGTCAATGTCTATCTAATGATTCAACTTGGATCAGACACATGGATCCGCTGTGCTGTGTGGATGGCCGTCAGCATGTGAACAATATGGAACATTTGGTCAGCGTGCATAAATCTCATGATAGTGTTTGTTTCATGAATTCAGAAAGTTAAAAAAGCATCGCAGTCACAACCTCTGACCTCTATTTTGTTCTTGTTTCCTGTCAAACTGAATGTCTCAGAAAGTTTTCGATAATAGAAAAATTGCAATGAATCACACTTATAAATCACAGTGACATTGTGCATTATTATTGTGTATTCACAGGTGTGTGAAATTTCACAAAGCAAATTTTCAAAAAGCACCTCTTTTATAATCAGGACATTGTCTGAGTGCCGAAGACAACATTTAGATCATACCATGGAGGTAAATGCTGTAAATAAATACACTTCTTGCAATGTGTGATTAATTAGTTTGTAATTAAAATTCCACACTTAGTGGGAGTTATTACAGAGTCCAAGTTACCTTTATGTCCTTTATCAGTAACAAGGTAATATTAGTCACAattgcttctctttttttttttgttattgttgttgagCTCCTCAACTGTCCCGATGTAGCCAAAACCCTTTATGTATTTGTATCACTTTCTATTATCACATAAAATTGAAACAACTTTTTGTGATATgcacatgaaataaacatgGTATTTTTAGTTTTGGATAAGCAAGATTTCCTTTCTACATAATACATACGTACATAGAAAATGATGactgtctgctctctgcactCATTGGACACATTatgtctcctctccatctttttctttctgtttgtcttttttatttctttcaa
This region of Chaetodon trifascialis isolate fChaTrf1 chromosome 16, fChaTrf1.hap1, whole genome shotgun sequence genomic DNA includes:
- the ddx52 gene encoding probable ATP-dependent RNA helicase DDX52, with product MDAFELFRKLGTGAKFDLKRFGQDAARFKVVRSQRVDGSSDPLSAIDFFGTGSTNGAQSSSQVLGEEDDDEEEYGVGSESGNSGAGGKRKQRDVETDLRTKKKKTKSNKVEVEAGSAPLKDTEGNGITWTSSLDRKIQNLPSDRKEKSSLKRLKHLHQEKVNRIRSQHRINVHGCDVPDPVCTFEELQSEYHLNPRVLQNLRDAGLNAPTPVQMQAIPLMMHGREVLACAPTGSGKTLAFCLPLLAHLQQPANRGFRAVIISPTRELASQTYRELLRLSEGVGFRVHIIDKASLAAKKYGPKSSKKYDILVSTPNRLIFLLKQDPPALDLSSVEWLVVDESDKLFEGGKTGFREQLATVFLACSGSKVRRAFFSATCTSDVEQWCRLNLDNLVSVNIGHRNTAVETVEQELLFVGTENGKLVAVRDIIKKGFLPPMLVFVQSIDRARELFHELVYEGINVDVIHAERTQQQRDNVVNSFRSGKIWVLICTALLARGIDFKGVNLVLNYDFPTSSVEYIHRIGRTGRAGHQGKAITFFTENDKPLLRSIANVIKQAGCPVPDYMVGFKKIQSKVRRSLEKKPPKRSTICTTPRFLMKKKGKAPNAGHKGEKQEGEKKTKGAGLKKRNKRQKEGGPQKHTEASQKTGPKSSGAKLKKKGKKNKPQEE